In Pontibacillus yanchengensis, one DNA window encodes the following:
- the glmS gene encoding glutamine--fructose-6-phosphate transaminase (isomerizing), which translates to MCGIVGYIGTQDTTEILLKGLGKLEYRGYDSAGIAQLNEDGIHITKVKGRIAALREEVEKKEVRATMGIGHTRWATHGAPSYENAHPHQSASGRFTIVHNGVIENYEDVQREYLSDVDMKSETDTEIIVQLVENLYHELGDVQEAFRKAISLMKGSYAVGIIDQEDPNTIYVAKNKSPLLVGLGDGFNVVSSDSMAMLQVTDQFVELEDKEIVIVRREEVEIQKLDGTKVDREPFTAEIDESDIEKGTYPHFMLKEIDEQPFVIRKIIQEYQDENDQIKLDPDVRQAMTKCDRVYIIACGTSYHAGLIGKQFIEKLAQTPVEVHVASEFSYNMPLISDNPLFVFISQSGETADSRAVLVETKAKGYPALTITNVPGSTLSREADYTLHLHAGPEIAVASTKAYTAQMAVLAILAVDTAQAKGIELEFNPMKQLGIAANAMEALCDQKEEIEQISADFLPTTRNCFFIGRSVDYYVGLEGALKLKEISYIQAEGFAGGELKHGTIALIEEGTPVVALATQENVNYSIRGNVKEVAARGANPCIISMKGLDQEGDTFVIPEVHELLTPLVSVVPMQLIAYYAALHRDCDVDKPRNLAKSVTVE; encoded by the coding sequence ATGTGTGGAATTGTCGGATATATTGGAACACAGGATACAACAGAGATTTTACTAAAAGGCTTAGGTAAACTGGAATACCGTGGTTATGATTCAGCAGGAATTGCACAATTAAATGAAGATGGAATCCATATAACGAAAGTCAAAGGTCGTATTGCTGCACTTCGTGAAGAGGTAGAGAAGAAAGAAGTACGTGCAACAATGGGAATTGGCCATACCCGCTGGGCAACACATGGTGCGCCGAGCTATGAGAACGCCCACCCTCATCAAAGCGCGTCTGGTCGATTTACTATTGTTCATAATGGCGTTATTGAAAACTATGAAGATGTACAACGTGAGTATCTATCAGATGTTGATATGAAGAGTGAAACAGATACTGAGATTATTGTACAGCTTGTAGAAAACCTCTACCACGAGCTAGGAGATGTGCAGGAAGCATTCCGTAAAGCAATCTCTCTAATGAAAGGTTCTTATGCTGTTGGGATTATTGATCAAGAGGATCCGAACACAATTTATGTAGCTAAGAACAAAAGTCCATTGCTTGTGGGACTTGGAGACGGTTTTAATGTTGTTTCAAGTGACTCTATGGCTATGCTTCAGGTTACCGATCAGTTCGTAGAATTAGAGGATAAAGAGATTGTTATCGTACGTCGCGAAGAAGTAGAGATTCAAAAATTAGATGGTACAAAAGTAGACCGTGAACCATTTACCGCTGAAATTGATGAAAGCGACATCGAAAAAGGAACATACCCACATTTCATGCTCAAGGAAATTGACGAGCAACCTTTTGTTATTCGTAAAATCATCCAAGAATATCAAGACGAAAACGATCAAATTAAATTAGATCCAGATGTACGTCAGGCTATGACCAAATGTGATCGAGTGTATATTATTGCGTGTGGAACAAGTTATCACGCTGGTTTAATTGGAAAGCAATTTATCGAGAAACTTGCACAAACACCAGTAGAGGTACATGTGGCAAGTGAGTTTTCTTACAACATGCCACTCATCTCAGATAATCCGTTATTTGTGTTTATCTCTCAAAGTGGTGAAACAGCAGACAGCCGTGCTGTACTTGTGGAAACAAAAGCTAAAGGCTATCCAGCACTAACGATTACAAACGTACCTGGCTCTACCCTTTCTCGTGAAGCGGATTACACGCTACACTTACATGCTGGACCAGAAATCGCAGTTGCTTCTACTAAAGCATATACAGCTCAAATGGCGGTGTTAGCGATTCTAGCGGTTGATACAGCCCAAGCAAAAGGCATTGAGCTTGAATTCAACCCTATGAAGCAATTAGGTATTGCTGCCAATGCAATGGAAGCACTATGTGATCAAAAAGAAGAAATAGAACAAATTTCTGCTGATTTCTTGCCAACAACGCGAAACTGCTTCTTTATCGGACGCAGTGTAGACTACTACGTTGGACTTGAAGGAGCTCTTAAACTAAAAGAGATTTCTTATATTCAAGCAGAAGGATTTGCTGGTGGAGAACTGAAACATGGAACCATCGCACTAATTGAAGAAGGAACCCCGGTTGTAGCACTAGCTACACAAGAAAACGTGAACTACTCTATTCGTGGTAATGTGAAAGAAGTAGCAGCACGTGGAGCCAATCCTTGCATCATTAGCATGAAAGGCTTAGATCAAGAAGGCGATACATTCGTCATTCCAGAGGTACACGAATTGCTAACGCCATTAGTATCCGTTGTCCCAATGCAACTGATCGCATACTACGCAGCACTACACCGTGACTGTGATGTAGATAAGCCAAGAAATCTAGCTAAGAGTGTAACAGTGGAATAA